One part of the Drosophila teissieri strain GT53w chromosome 3R, Prin_Dtei_1.1, whole genome shotgun sequence genome encodes these proteins:
- the LOC122620895 gene encoding tubulin beta chain has translation MREIVHLQAGQCGNQIGSKFWEIISDEHGIDPNGYYHGESALQHERIDVYYNEASSGKYVPRAVLIDLEPGTMDSVRQSPMGQLFRPDNFVYGQSGAGNNWAKGHYTEGAELIDSVLEVLRKESEGCDCLQGFQLAHSLGGGTGSGLGTLLISKIREEYPDRIMNSFSVVPSPKVSDTVVEPYNATLSIHQLVENTDETFCIDNEALYDICFRTLKLSSPTYGDLNHLVSVTMSGVTTCLRFPGQLNADLRKLAVNMVPFPRLHFFMPGFAPLTAKGSQQYRALTVAELTQQMFDAKNMMTACDPRHGRYLTVACIFRGPMSMKEVDTQMYNVQSKNSSYFVEWIPNNVKVAVCDIPPRGLKMSATFIGNSTAIQEIFKRISEQFTAMFRRKAFLHWYTGEGMDEMEFTEAESNMNDLISEYQQYQEATADDEVEFDDEQGEQEGYESEVLQNGNGE, from the exons TTCTGGGAAATCATCTCCGACGAGCACGGCATCGATCCCAATGGCTACTACCACGGCGAGTCCGCCCTGCAGCACGAGCGTATCGATGTCTACTACAACGAGGCCAGCAGCGGCAAGTACGTTCCGCGAGCGGTGCTCATCGACCTGGAGCCGGGCACCATGGACTCCGTTCGCCAGTCGCCGATGGGCCAGCTCTTCCGGCCGGATAACTTCGTTTACGGCCAGTCGGGAGCCG GCAACAACTGGGCCAAGGGCCACTACACAGAGGGCGCCGAGCTGATCGACTCCGTGCTGGAGGTGCTGCGCAAGGAGTCCGAGGGCTGCGACTGCCTGCAGGGCTTCCAGCTGGCGCACTCGCTGGGCGGAGGCACTGGCTCCGGACTGGGCACACTGCTCATCTCGAAGATTCGCGAGGAGTACCCCGACCGCATCATGAACTCGTTCTCCGTGGTGCCGTCGCCGAAG GTATCCGACACTGTCGTGGAGCCGTACAATGCCACGCTGTCCATCCACCAGCTGGTGGAGAACACCGACGAGACCTTCTGCATTGACAACGAGGCTCTCTACGACATCTGCTTCCGCACGCTGAAGCTATCGTCGCCCACCTACGGCGATCTGAACCATCTCGTCTCC GTCACAATGTCCGGAGTGACCACCTGCCTGCGCTTCCCTGGCCAGCTGAACGCTGATCTTCGCAAGCTGGCGGTGAACATGGTGCCCTTCCCGCGTCTGCACTTCTTCATGCCCGGATTCGCACCCCTGACCGCCAAGGGATCCCAGCAATATCGCGCCCTCACGGTGGCCGAGCTGACCCAGCAAATGTTCGATGCCAAAAACATGATGACCGCCTGTGATCCCCGGCACGGACGCTACCTCACCGTGGCCTGCATCTTCCGGG GACCCATGTCCATGAAGGAGGTGGACACCCAGATGTACAACGTGCAGAGCAAGAACAGCAGCTACTTTGTCGAGTGGATTCCCAACAACGTCAAGGTGGCCGTCTGTGACATCCCGCCCCGTGGCCTCAAGATGTCCGCCACCTTCATTGGCAACTCGACCGCCATCCAGGAGATCTTCAAGCGCATCTCCGAGCAGTTCACCGCCATGTTCCGGCGCAAGGCCTTCCTGCACTGGTACACCGGCGAGGGCATGGACGAGATGGAGTTCACCGAGGCCGAGAGCAACATGAACGACCTGATATCCGAGTACCAGCAATACCAG GAGGCTACCGCCGACGACGAGGTGGAGTTCGATGACGAGCAGGGCGAGCAGGAAGGCTACGAGTCTGAGGTCCTGCAGAACGGCAATGGAGAGTAA
- the LOC122620894 gene encoding 116 kDa U5 small nuclear ribonucleoprotein component — protein sequence MDSDLYDEFGNYIGPDLDSDEDDDQSIYGQPDVQDDPEDAMDEDEVEPQEDEDKEVTAVVLHEDKRYYPSAVEVYGPDVETIVQEEDAQPLDKPLIEPVKKLKFQIKEQDMQETTYDMEFMADLMDTPPLIRNVALVGHLHHGKTTFVDCLIRQTHPQFETMEERQLRYTDTLFTEQERGCSIKATPVTLVLQDVKQKSYLLNIFDTPGHVNFSDEATAAMRMSDGVVLFIDAAEGVMLNTERLLKHAVQERQAITVCINKIDRLILELKLPPQDAYFKLKHIVEEVNSLLSIYGAADDNLLVSPILGNVCFASSLYGFCFTLKSFAKLYADTYEGVAYLDFAKRLWGDMYFNSKTRKFSKKQPHNSAQRSFVEFILEPMYKLIAQVVGDVDTTLSDTLAELNVRVSKEEMKSNIRPLLRLVCNRFMGDCSGFVDMCVEHIKSPLENAKRKVDHIYTGPKEGDIYRDMISCNQYGTLMVHSSKMYPNDDCTFFQVLARIVSGTLHAGQEVRVLGENYTLQDEEDSRILQVGRLWVFESRYKVELNRVPAGNWVLIEGIDQCIVKTSTIVDINVPEDLYIFRPLKFNTQSIIKIAVEPVNPSELPKMLDGLRKVNKSYPLLSTRVEESGEHVILGTGELYLDCVMHDLRKMYSEIDIKVADPVVAFCETVVETSSLKCFAETPNKKNKITMISEPLEKGLAEDIENGTVCINWNKKRIGEFFQVNYDWDLLAARSIWAFGPDTTGPNILVDDTLPSEVDKNLLTAVKDSIVQGFQWGTREGPLCEEPIRNVKFKILDGVIANEALHRGGGQIIPTARRVAYSAFLMATPRLMEPYLFVEVQAPADCVSAVYTVLARRRGHVTQDAPVSGSPIYTIKAFIPAIDSFGFETDLRTHTQGQAFCLSVFHHWQIVPGDPLDKSIIIRPLEPQQASHLAREFMIKTRRRKGLSEDVSINKFFDDPMLLELARQDVLVNYPL from the exons ATGGATTCCGATTTGTACGATGAGTTTGGCAACTATATTGGCCCCGATCTAGACAGCGACGAGGATGATGACCAAAGTATTTACGGGCAACCCGATGTACAGGATGATCCAGAG GACGCCatggacgaggacgaggtgGAGCCGCAGGAGGACGAGGATAAGGAGGTGACCGCCGTGGTGCTACACGAGGATAAACGCTACTATCCTTCAGCAGTTGAGGTTTACGGCCCGGATGTGGAGACCATTGTCCAGGAGGAGGACGCCCAGCCGCTGGACAAGCCGCTCATAGAGCCGGTAAAGAAGCTCAAGTTCCAGATCAAGGAGCAGGACATGCAGGAGACCACCTACGACATGGAGTTCATGGCCGATCTCATGGACACTCCACCGCTAATCCGCAACGTGGCGTTAGTTGGGCACCTGCACCACGGCAAGACCACCTTCGTTGACTGCCTCATTCGGCAGACGCATCCACAGTTTGAGACCATGGAAGAGCGCCAGCTGCGCTACACGGACACCCTGTTTACGGAACAGGAACGCGGCTGCAGCATCAAGGCCACGCCGGTCACACTTGTCCTGCAGGATGTCAAGCAGAAGAGCTACTTGCTGAACATCTTCGACACCCCGGGGCATGTCAACTTCTCGGACGAGGCCACCGCCGCCATGCGAATGAGCGATGGTGTGGTACTGTTCATCGATGCCGCCGAGGGCGTCATGCTCAACACGGAGCGGCTGCTCAAACACGCGGTGCAAGAGCGCCAGGCTATCACCGTTTGCATAAACAAG ATTGATCGCCTTATCCTGGAGCTCAAATTGCCGCCCCAGGACGCCTACTTTAAGCTGAAACATATTGTGGAGGAAGTCAATAGTCTGCTGAG CATCTATGGCGCTGCAGATGACAATCTCTTAGTTTCGCCCATCCTGGGCAACGTGTGCTTTGCCAGTTCGTTGTACGGCTTCTGTTTCACTCTGAAATCCTTTGCCAAGCTGTATGCAGACACCTACGAGGGAGTGGCTTATCTGGACTTTGCCAAGCGCCTCTGGGGCGACATGTACTTCAACAGTAAAAC TCGTAAGTTTTCGAAGAAGCAGCCGCACAATTCGGCACAGCGCAGCTTTGTGGAGTTCATTTTAGAGCCCATGTACAAGTTGATAGCCCAAGTGGTTGGCGATGTGGACACCACTCTGTCGGACACTCTGGCCGAGCTGAATGTGCGCGTCTCCAAGGAGGAGATGAAGTCCAATATAAGACCTTTACTGCGTCTCGTCTGTAACCGTTTCATGGGCGACTGCAGCGGCTTTGTGGACATGTGCGTGGAGCACATTAAGTCCCCCTTGGAAAATGCGAAGCGTAAGGTGGACCACATTTACACTGGACCCAAGGAGGGTGACATTTACCGGGATATGATTTCATGCAACCAATACGGCACTCTGATGGTGCACAGTTCCAAGATGTATCCCAACGACGACTGTACCTTCTTCCAAGTGCTGGCGAGAATTGTCTCTGGTACTCTACACGCTGGCCAAGAGGTGCGTGTCCTGGGAGAAAACTACACCCTGCAGGATGAGGAGGACTCCCGCATATTGCAAGTGGGTCGATTGTGGGTATTTGAGTCTCGTTACAAAGTGGAGTTAAATCGAGTACCCGCCGGAAATTGGGTGCTCATCGAAGGCATCGATCAGTGTATCGTTAAGACCTCTACCATTGTGGATATTAATGTCCCAGAAGACCTCTACATATTCCGGCCACTGAAGTTCAATACCCAGAGCATTATCAAGATTGCTGTGGAGCCAGTAAATCCTTCCGAGCTTCCCAAGATGTTGGATGGCCTTCGCAAGGTGAACAAATCCTATCCGCTCCTCTCGACTCGAGTTGAAGAATCTGGCGAGCATGTTATTCTGGGCACTGGCGAGCTATACTTGGATTGTGTCATGCACGACCTGCGGAAGATGTACTCTGAGATCGACATTAAAGTGGCGGATCCTGTGGTGGCTTTTTGCGAAACAGTTGTGGAAACTAGTTCGCTGAAATGTTTTGCCGAAACCCCGAATAAGAAGAACAAAATAACCATGATCTCGGAACCACTGGAGAAGGGACTGGCCGAGGACATTGAGAACGGAACCGTTTGCATAAACTGGAACAAGAAACGCATTGGAGAGTTCTTCCAGGTCAACTACGATTGGGATCTGCTTGCGGCGCGTTCTATTTGGGCCTTTGGTCCTGACACCACGGGTCCAAATATCCTGGTCGACGACACCCTGCCCTCGGAAGTGGACAAGAACCTGCTGACCGCGGTTAAGGATTCGATTGTGCAGGGCTTCCAATGGGGAACGCGAGAAGGACCGCTTTGCGAGGAGCCCATCCGTAATGTCAAGTTTAAGATTCTCGATGGTGTTATTGCCAACGAGGCGTTGCATAGAGGTGGTGGACAGATCATTCCAACAGCCCGTCGAGTTGCTTACTCGGCGTTTTTGATGGCCACCCCTCGTCTGATGGAACCGTATCTGTTTGTGGAAGTTCAGGCGCCGGCAGATTGTGTATCCGCTGTTTATACTGTGTTGGCTAGGCGCAG AGGCCACGTAACGCAAGATGCTCCCGTATCGGGTTCTCCCATCTATACGATCAAAGCCTTTATACCCGCCATTGATTCATTTGGATTCGAGACGGATCtccgcacgcacacacagggTCAGGCCTTCTGCCTTTCGGTGTTCCATCACTGGCAGATAGTGCCTGGCGATCCCCTGGACAAGAGCATCATAATCCGACCCCTGGAGCCGCAGCAAGCATCCCACTTGGCCCGAGAGTTTATGATCAAGACGCGCCGCCGGAAGGGTCTTTCCGAGGACGTGTCTATCAACAAATTCTTCGACGATCCTATGTTGCTGGAGCTGGCGCGCCAGGATGTGCTGGTCAACTACCCCCTTTAG
- the LOC122618906 gene encoding A-agglutinin anchorage subunit-like, whose product MMKFCLLILMAHLVASNRNLNDILSREDWINIAKNYIKNHKPYKAKIYEPYKPRIVNFTNPFDGDFWDTTTMATNAESTTNPQETTTYFNGEASTTTAKYTTEESTTTSSVDYSTTELSYSTSEAPETTTYTGYSTTTPWPEVTSTEATGSPESQALYSTTTSSVESSDSTTETNPRSTEYAESTTSNADYSTGWLETTTENVPSSTEIPESTTTLSLKFTGTEILETTTEIEINSSTTGLPEPATTETITAFTGLAESTTKFVDYTTESIKSTFASSAQPTTEASETSTQGLLSTTETPESTTSLLQIIATTPGVETSTSYLDAVIASTEEESSTLSTPFVFNLTKTETVQTQIETTTPRQLNFVGDSVRQRPRKYKYTSDTDPELYWS is encoded by the coding sequence ATGATGAAATTTTGTTTGCTGATTTTGATGGCACATTTGGTGGCCTCAAACCGAAATCTAAACGATATTCTTAGCCGCGAGGACTGGATTAACATAGCCAAGAACTACATCAAGAACCACAAGCCATATAAAGCTAAGATTTACGAGCCCTACAAGCCGCGCATCGTAAATTTCACCAACCCATTCGATGGAGATTTTTGGGACACAACCACGATGGCCACGAATGCAGAATCTACCACCAATCCACAAGAAACTACTACTTACTTCAATGGGGAAGCATCTACTACAACGGCGAAGTATACCACTGAGGAATCTACAACAACTTCGTCGGTGGATTATTCAACAACCGAATTAAGTTATTCAACTTCAGAGGCGCCCGAAACAACCACGTATACTGGGTATTCCACGACAACGCCTTGGCCGGAAGTCACCAGCACGGAAGCTACAGGTTCACCTGAATCTCAAGCCTTATATTCCACAACAACATCGAGTGTAGAATCCTCAGATTCAACTACAGAAACAAATCCAAGGAGTACAGAATACGCCGAATCAACGACAAGCAATGCAGATTATTCTACAGGATGGCTAGAAACTACTACAGAAAATGTTCCAAGTTCTACAGAAATTCCGGAATCAACGACTACTTTAAGTCTGAAATTTACAGGGACAGAAATTTTGGAAACTACCACAGAAATAGAAATCAACTCAAGCACTACAGGATTGCCAGAACCAGCAACTACAGAAACGATTACAGCTTTTACAGGATTAGCGGAATCAACAACTAAATTTGTTGACTACACTACAGAATCCATCAAATCCACGTTTGCATCCTCAGCTCAACCTACAACTGAAGCATCAGAAACCTCTACACAAGGATTATTATCAACTACTGAAACTCCGGAATCAACTACATCCTTGCTGCAAATCATTGCCACGACTCCGGGCGTGGAAACTTCTACATCGTATCTGGATGCAGTGATTGCCAGCACAGAGGAGGAAAGTTCTACATTATCAACtccatttgtatttaatttaacaaaaacGGAAACTGTGCAAACTCAAATAGAAACCACAACACCGAGGCAATTGAATTTCGTCGGAGATTCTGTTCGCCAAAGACCGAGAAAATATAAGTATACTTCAGACACGGATCCCGAACTTTACTGGTCCTGA